In Chrysoperla carnea chromosome 2, inChrCarn1.1, whole genome shotgun sequence, the following proteins share a genomic window:
- the LOC123292956 gene encoding putative leucine-rich repeat-containing protein DDB_G0290503 encodes MWWGTEPDPGGSQAPGSSTSTEQQELNELKDQSEQQQKLIAQLKEMLRKTDQMATTAASLEKAEKLTSTLSKMQSRAKKNKQRKLLLDEDKSSQEGKTQSQIDTPGKEKMNLLRKQLEENRAKLAERGKHQKSVEDKVTQLKAQLDDSQALVNQSLSNISITKEPKSTPSKITVYSIDSTNEELFALITEKDQHINELNLRIEQLEANVLDLQENVKEKDSVIEARTKAITLMSEDLSRRGKSTLDMLDETKEQMRLMQNNFVKLEDEMKIEKQKILDELEDKKKHSLELEETNQLLTKRIQEIEVELKTLKDENDQLTSNNRLYSEQLTEKDQIIQELQQKVNSNENEPTKNKKALKKELEALRNENVQLKEQIFNLEKQSSETSGGNTEDVEKLKKQLDEMNKSMIKLKAQNKSKIKELQKQIDIFKKTDDIHAEFLKINADNNKLKQQIAELEEEKGNLQLNLVDYDAKSDNTNMQGIVTELKQKLEQLQIELEEKEKVVNTIQKEKDELSTEMENRQIEFNSIQKRITELSQMEAEHVKTQMTSAHLEEQMDELKVKNDDLTQQVSVISKENIALHERIETIITEKQELNTKLENLIHENIDLVDRLEKLSAEKVSSAESIEIVESLTQQEKLEIEEFHQKYNEPDTEENIHELEQNPELNDSVAKLTEESVELIEKIELFTIERKEVMEKMENLTLENNQLNEKLKILEQEKLQLEETYETLFDSKTKLEHEFEQLKQSAGKPESGDGKSEEQIVYYKNLVNDQEIEITNLKEELSRNQKLLEDLGVEKATVESTLQEIIKEKDEITESLTESINKIKYYDEKITENDTLIESLNNDLNIYNNRIQQAEKLLQEKDMYIAEIEQDKSNKDIENNKLKTEIQTIIQNFQSKYHELETKIDSPILKTEIENLQQQCITLDNTNKEQLQRMKKIAAHLKKKTSACEELEKEVENQKTIIETLTAQIKEQTEQIEELLRSKQEVDELVKSKQQLEKELLKLKDDFGLKEQQLQQNEMIIENIEHEKNHYFDKNSELSEQLSLLQNEKQNLEANLNNLNEQLQLKTDNFNELMQSYRQLDDEFANNNVNVKQLQQKIEELTTENNELLEQNQINNNNIHSLQQQLNIMDEKYRTQQLEQMENYEEINNKLQTQVTHLENELFKVNNDLKIEKEQFEKYEYETTIQYDEYNNERKKLIETNERLNNEFNAIQLRIQELENENKEQIKEIDNKNDIIENYQKQINDLQYMFSENEQKIEEKYKKIISELQETQKQVEEIQAVPTESYSPNQNIQIEEEIQKSVHVPAQSAQVSSQNIEHDLNEKIKTLQFMLHDSEKSKEDVLEMCQELLNEIAWREYEQNQKKTEIKEKSEISPDVLSAIESEIITGEEKPIESLVSQPVLSEKDPHREEEEITCKKAYKCYTQADEAIILDNEENLWGSDEAKLEDVHIQNTTVLESKIKDLENERDQLQEEIKQLQIRSNKILKKLKEFKEKNDRLTNQLKQNSNTDDDLNKAIENELKSQITSLEKQLKEIKSEKEQESSERKSLLQQIEQLKSDNQRLKESYNVELIDKNNLQLLNKQLNDKINELKWDSQSWDESSTSKSIDQHDSHESNHKLKDLQQEIVQLNQKINDLSIDNEEMQALLEEQVELRKQLEKKLADHKNTDTKQLWDDYNQLVKEKNDLTLELTNLKGNTSDELQKERDDLLQKYHQLLEEIKTMIPRNDFKNLQDEFNNLQLKYQNDFELITNEKLELTKQLQSIQIEYNNLVKNLDEKIQLCNELSVWKNETEGQVNELKLQIEKSTEIIKNYDEQLKIKEVEIEELTKQNENLKVDVLDSIKQELKIKDNEIEESKRYIELIKQELTIKDNEIEVLKKQIENEKADVFDSNIKENEIETLKQELILKENELEVLKKQIENMKADVFDSNIKENEIDMLKQELSFKENEIIELKKHAELLEKIKQELNIKENEISELKNQHILELDNLKSTLATAWVAEVDKRGAEVAESWKTHLDQREYEFSQLENSLRNEIQIMQDKYTTLLENKTETEIQKSESIHEERQKLTQTIMQLETKLNESENKFTELNDQNNYYKNEIDNFNSIIEVKDAQIQQLTHELQQIKEKLTIRLNEIEQIHEYVELLKLKDIEINNIRTELETKYIEFNDVQNKLELKENEIKNIQNELELKDIEIKDIKNELNLQNQEYNKLHSQLDNNVPLNNEISRLNDVITSRENDLINLQTQLDSKSQQCMELENKIAELDYLINEDTKQMSDLKDIIESQVLKIEKLKSSSQENLEQIDEEKSLEKHVHFPESEQLVTQHYYERSGDQLESQELDSGSELVSKAELELALYMLHQRDVRCEELTVELMQLLEERDTLQLRLSNSIRMNEELRRKLSPRKLKDSNSSTSLDESLLSSDPNLSTSVRKSKSSDILIGATGAEIAKEATEEHEDRTSHTEEMAYLENKLSELQSIDHRRDVTLKDEKEARHIQLSLLQQHRDLSMLPAEAAARLVDANYTLSRESESASTVLLNWLWGKSTPKINHL; translated from the exons atGTGGTGGGGTACAGAGCCGGACCCAGGTGGGTCTCAGGCCCCGGGATCATCAACATCAACTGAGCAGCaagaattaaatgaattaaaagatCAATccgaacaacaacaaaaattaatagcaCAATTAAAAGAAATGTTACGAAAAACTGATCAAATGGCTACAACAGCAGCATCCTTGGAAAAGGCAGAAAAGTTAACATCAACATTATCGAAAATGCAGAGTAGAgccaagaaaaataaacaaagaaagtTGTTATTAGATGAGGATAAATCATCACAAGAAGGAAAAACACAATCTCAAATTGATACACCTGGCAAGGAGAAAATGAATTTGTTACGTAAACAATTGGAAGAAAAtag gGCCAAATTAGCCGAACGTGGTAAACATCAAAAAAGCGTTGAAGATAAAGTAACACAATTAAAAGCTCAACTCGACGATTCACAAGCATTGGTAAATCAATCtttgtcaaatatttcaataaccaAAGAACCGAAATCAACGCCATCCAAAATAACAGTCTACTCAATTGATTCAACGAACGAGGAATTATTTGCATTAATCACTGAAAAAGATCAGCATATTAACGAGCTAAACTTACGAATTGAGCAACTTGAAGCTAATGTTTTAGATCTACAAGAAAATGTAAAAGAGAAGGATTCAGTTATTGAGGCTCGAACCAAGGCTATTACGTTAATGTCCGAAGATTTGAGTCGTCGTGGTAAATCAACCTTAGATATGTTAGACGAAACCAAAGAACAGATGCGAttaatgcaaaataattttgtaaagttAGAGGacgaaatgaaaattgaaaaacaaaaaattctcgACGAACTCGAAGATAAAAAGAAACACAGTTTAGAACTCGAAGAAACTAATCAATTACTAACCAAAAGAATTCAAGAAATTGAAgttgaattaaaaacattaaaagatGAAAATGATCAATTAACAAGTAATAATCGTCTATATTCTGAGCAACTTACAGAAAAAGATCAGATTATACAAGAATTACAACAAAAAGTTAATTCGAACGAAAATGAGccaacgaaaaataaaaaagccttaaaaaaagaattagaagcGTTACGAAACGAAAATGTTCAACTAAAGgagcaaatatttaatttggaaaaacaaTCCAGTGAAACGAGTGGAGGTAATACGGAGgatgtagaaaaattaaaaaaacaattagatGAAATGAATAAGAGcatgattaaattaaaagcacaaaataaatctaaaataaaagagttacaaaaacaaattgatatatttaaaaaaactgatgaTATTCATGCTGAATTCTTGAAAATTAATGCtgataacaataaattaaaacaacaaattgcTGAATTGGAagaggaaaaaggcaatttacaGTTAAATTTAGTTGATTATGACGCTAAATCag ataatacaaatatgcaaggtattgtaacagaattaaaacaaaaacttgaaCAATTACAAATTGAGCttgaagaaaaagaaaaagttgTAAATACAATACAGAAAGAAAAGGATGAATTGAGTAcag aaatggaaaatcgacaaattgaatttaattcaaTACAAAAACGTATTACAGAATTATCACAAATGGAAGCTGAACATGTTAAAACACAAATGACATCAGCTCATTTAGAAGAACAAATGGATGAGTTAAAAGTGAAAAATGACGATTTAACACAACAAGTATCCGtaatatcaaaagaaaatattgcatTACATGAACGTATCGAAACAATAATCAccgaaaaacaagaattaaatacaaaattagaaaatttaatacatgaaaatattgatttagttGATCGATTAGAGAAATTAAGTGCTGAAAAAGTATCATCAGCTGAAAGTATTGAAATTGTTGAATCATTAACGCAACAAGAGAAATTAGAAATTGAAGAATTccatcaaaaatataatgaaccAGACACGGAAGAGAATATCCATGAATTAGAACAGAATCCTGAATTAAATGATAGTGTAGCTAAATTAACGGAAGAAAGTgttgaattaattgaaaaaattgaattgtttacaATTGAACGGAAGGAAGTTatggagaaaatggaaaatttaacattagaaaataatcaattaaatgaaaaattaaaaatattagaacaagaaaaattacaattagaGGAAACGTATGAAACACTTTTTGATAGTAAAACAAAACTTGAACACGAATTTGAACAATTGAAACAAAGTGCTGGCAAGCCAGAAAGTGGAGATGGAAAGAGTGAAGAACAAattgtgtattataaaaatttggtgaATGATCAAGAAATCGAGATAACGAATTTAAAAGAAGAATTATCTAGAAATCAAAAATTACTTGAAGATTTGGGTGTTGAAAAAGCAACAGTGGAATCAACATTACAAGAGATTATTAAGGAGAAAGATGAAATTACAGAATCGTTAAcagaaagtattaataaaattaaatattatgatgaaaaaattacagaaaatgaCACATTAATTGAGagtttaaataatgatttaaatatttataacaatcgTATACAACAAGCTGAAAAATTATTGCAG gaAAAAGATATGTATATTGCTGAAATTGAGCAAGATAAAAGTAACaaagatattgaaaataataaattaaaaactgaaattcaAACTATTATACAAAACTTCCAATCGAAATATCATgaattagaaacaaaaattgattcaccaatattaaaaacagaaatcgaaaatttacaacaaCAATGTATCACTTTGGATAACACAAACAAAGAACAATTACAAAGAATGAAAAAGATTGCagcacatttaaaaaagaaaacatccGCCTGCGAGGAATTAGAAAAAGaagttgaaaatcaaaaaacaattattgaaaCATTAACCGCTCAAATAAAAGAACAAACTGAACAAATTGAAGAATTATTAAGATCAAAACAAGAAGTTGATGAATTAGTAAAATCAAAGCAACAACTTGAAAaggaattgttaaaattaaaagatgatTTTGGTCTTAAAGAACAACAATTACAACAAAATGAaatgattattgaaaatattgaacatgagaaaaatcattattttgataaaaattctgAATTATCTGAACAATTATCATTGTtgcaaaatgaaaaacaaaatttagaagcaaatcttaataatttaaatgaacaattacaattgaaaacagacaattttaatgaattaatgcAATCATATCGTCAACTTGATGATGAATTCgcaaataataatgtaaatgttaaacaattacaacaaaaaattgaagaattaacaacggaaaataatgaattattagaacagaatcaaattaataataataatattcattctttacaacaacaattaaatataatggaTGAAAAATATCGTACACAGCAATTAGAACAAATGGAAAATTATgaggaaattaataataaattacaaacgcAGGTGACACATCTGGAAAATGAATTGTTTAAG gtaaataatgatttaaaaattgaaaaagaacaatttgaaaaatatgagtATGAAACAACAATTCAATACGATGAATATAATAACGaacgtaaaaaattaattgaaacaaacgaacgtttaaataatgaattcaaCGCGATTCAATTACGTATTCAAgaacttgaaaatgaaaataaagagcAAATTAAAGAAATCgacaataaaaatgatattattgaaaattatcaaaagcaAATTAATGATCTACAATATATGTTTAgtgaaaatgaacaaaaaattgaagaaaaatataaaaaaattatttctgaacTACAAGAAACACAAAAACAAGTCGAAGAAATACAAGCGGTACCAACTGAAAGTTATTCAcctaatcaaaatattcaaattgaagAAGAAATCCAAAAGAGCGTTCACGTACCTGCACAAAGTGCTCAAGTATCTTCACAAAACATTGAAcatgatttaaatgaaaaaatcaaaactttacaATTTATGTTACATGATTCCGAAAAAAGTAAAGAAGATGTTTTAGAAATGtgtcaagagttattaaatgaaattgcaTGGCGTGAATATGaacaaaatcagaaaaaaactgaaatcaaAGAAAAATCTGAAATATCACCAGATGTTTTATCTGCTATTGAAAGTGAAATAATTACAGGAGAAGAAAAACCAATTGAATCATTAGTGTCGCAACCAGTTTTATCTGAGAAGGATCCACATCGAGAAGAAGAAGAAATTACATGTAAAAAGGCATATAAATGTTATACACAGGCTGATGAAGCAATAATTTTAGATAACGAAGAAAATTTATGGGGTTCGGATGAAGCAAAATTAGAAGATGTTCACATACAAAACACTACAGTTTTAGAATCAAAAATCAAAGATTTAGAAAATGAACGTGATCAATTACAGgaagaaattaaacaattacaaatccgttcaaataaaatactaaaaaaattaaaagaatttaaagagaaaaatgatcgattaacaaatcaattaaaacaaaatagtaaCACTGACGATGATTTAAATAAAGCAAtcgaaaatgaattaaaatcacaaataaCTTCAttggaaaaacaattaaaagaaatcaaatctGAAAAGGAACAAGAGAGCTCGGAACGTAAGAGTTTACTCCAACAAATTGAACAATTAAAATCCGATAATCAACGTTTGAAAGAGAGTTATAACGTAGAattaattgacaaaaataatttacaattgttaaataaacaacTAAATGATAAAATCAATGAATTGAAATGGGATTCACAATCATGGGATGAATCATCCACATCTAAATCGATTGATCAACACGATTCTCATGAATCAAATCATAAACTTAAAGATTTACAACAAGAAATTGtacaattaaatcaaaaaattaatgatttatcaATTGATAACGAAGAAATGCAAGCTCTATTAGAAGAACAAGTTGAACTTCGTAAACAATTAGAAAAGAAATTAGCTGATCATAAAAATACGGATACAAAACAATTATGGGATGATTATAATCAActtgttaaagaaaaaaatgatttaacgttagaattaacaaatttaaaagggAATACATCCGATGAGTTACAAAAAGAACGTGATGATCTCTTACAAAAATATCATCAATTATTGGAAGAAATTAAAACAATGATACCAcggaatgattttaaaaatttacaagatgaatttaataatttacaattaaaatatcaaaatgattttgaattgattacaaatgaaaaattggaATTAACTAAACAATTACAAAGTattcaaattgaatataataatttagttaaaaatttagatgaaaaaattcaattatgtaATGAATTATCTGTATGGAAAAATGAAACAGAGGGACAAGTTAATGAATTAAaacttcaaattgaaaaaagtacggaaataattaaaaattatgatgagcaattaaaaataaaagaagtgGAAATTGAAGAATTAACGAAACAAAATGAGAATTTAAAAGTTGATGTATTAGATTCAATTAAACAGGAATTAAAGATTAAAGATAATGAAATTGAAGAATCAAAAAGATATATTGAATTGATTAAGCAAGAATTAACTATTAAAGATAATGAAAttgaagtattaaaaaaacagattgaaaatgaaaaagctGATGTATTCGATTCAAATatcaaagaaaatgaaattgaaacacTCAAACAAGAATTAATActtaaagaaaatgaattagaagttttaaaaaaacagattGAAAATATGAAAGCTGATGTATTTGATTCGAATATCAAAGAAAATGAGATTGATATGCTTAAACAAGAATtatcttttaaagaaaatgaaataatagaaTTGAAAAAGCATGctgaattattagaaaaaattaaacaagaattaaatattaaggaaaatgaaataagtgaattaaaaaatcaacatattcttgaattAGATAATCTAAAATCAACATTAGCCACTGCATGGGTGGCTGAAGTTGATAAACGTGGCGCAGAAGTGGCAGAAAGTTGGAAAACACATTTAGATCAACGTGAATATGAATTCTCTCAACTGGAAAATTCTTTACGTAATGAAATACAAATAATGCAAGATAAATATACTACactattagaaaataaaactgaaactgaaatacaaaaatctgaATCGATTCATGAAGAACGAcaaaaattaacacaaacaATTATGCaattagaaacaaaattaaatgaaagtgaaaataaatttactgaattgaatgatcaaaataattattataaaaatgaaatcgataattttaattcaataattgaaGTGAAAGATGCTCAAATACAACAATTAACGCATGAATTacaacaaataaaagaaaaattaacaatacgattaaatgaaattgaacaa attcatgaatatgttgaattattaaaattaaaagatattgaaatcaataatattCGAACTGAATTAGAAACGAAATACATTGAATTTAATGATGTTCAAAATAAGTTagaattgaaagaaaatgaaattaaaaatattcaaaatgaacTAGAATTGAAAGATAttgaaattaaagatattaagaATGAATTAAATCTTCAAAAtcaagaatataataaattacattctCAACTTGACAATAATGTGCCATTGAATAATGAAATATCACGATTAAATGATGTAATTACGTCAcgtgaaaatgatttaattaatttacaaacacAATTAGATAGCAAATCACAACAATGTATGGAATTAGAGAATAAAATCGCCGAATTAGATTATCTAATTAATGAGGATACGAAACAAATGTCCGATTTAAAGGATATCATCGAATCAcaagtattaaaaatagaaaaattaaaatcttcctCACAAGAAAATTTGGAACAAATTGATGAAGAAAAATCTTTAGAAAAACATGTACATTTCCCAGAATCAGAACAATTAGTAACACAACATTATTATGAGCGAAGTGGTGATCAATTAGAGTCTCAAGAATTGGATAGTGGATCCGAGTTAGTTAGTAAAGCTGAATTAGAATTAGCACTTTATATGTTACATCAACGTGATGTACGATGCGAAGAGTTAACCGTTGAGCTAATGCAATTGTTAGAGGAACGAGATACGTTACAATTACGTTTATCCAATTCAATAAGAATGAATGAAGAATTACGACGTAAATTAAGTCctagaaaattaaaagattCAAATTCATCAACGTCACTTGATGAAAGTTTGTTATCATCTGATCCAAATCTATCAACGTCAGTACGGAAAAGTAAATCTTCGGATATATTAATCGGTGCAACTGGCGCTGAAATTGCCAAAGAAGCTACAGAGGAACATGAAGATAGGACTAGTCATACTGAAGAAATGGCGTACTTAGAGAATAA aCTTTCTGAATTACAATCGATTGATCACCGCCGGGATGTAACATTGAAAGATGAAAAAGAGGCTAGACATATACAATTGTCATTGTTACAACAGCATCGTGATTTGTCAATGTTGCCTGCTGAAGCTGCAGCCCGATTAGTTGATGCCAATTATACCTTAT caCGAGAATCAGAGAGTGCCTcaacagttttattaaattggtTATGGGGAAAAAGTACACCAAAAATCAATCATCTATGA